The Haloplanus salinarum genome includes a region encoding these proteins:
- a CDS encoding NAD(P)/FAD-dependent oxidoreductase yields MTTTTRPNVLILGGGAGGTMTANMLRRRLDANITVVDRDATHRYQPSYYLIPFGYMDLADNKRAERSLLHDEVRFVEDTVEAIDPDDRTVTGEGGTYEYDYLVVSVGNSLRPDHVDGMVEGWERTDSVFPFYHAAAAEALGDAVDDFEGGTFLVTVPDTPIKCGGAPLKLAMLMEEYLRERGVREDAEVVMTKPGPHVFGTGPKAPYQERIEEIWAERDITFVPNFTVDSVDYEAGVVHSEEGDELEYDLYAPVPPQHGHEFLVERSPLTNGGEYVDVDDHTLQHRTFDDVFAVGDCADVPTSRTASAARKQTHVVADNIERSIAGRDLVADYDGYTACPILVEKGKAMIAEFDYESPISAPVVSRLNWILDINVIPSLYWNVWMRGYDPVP; encoded by the coding sequence ATGACAACGACAACCCGACCGAACGTGCTGATACTGGGCGGCGGGGCTGGTGGGACGATGACGGCGAACATGCTCCGACGGCGACTCGACGCGAACATCACCGTCGTCGATCGAGACGCGACCCACCGATACCAGCCGTCGTACTACCTCATCCCGTTCGGCTACATGGATCTGGCCGACAACAAGCGAGCGGAGCGGAGCTTGCTCCACGACGAGGTGCGGTTCGTGGAGGACACCGTGGAAGCCATCGATCCCGACGACCGAACGGTCACCGGGGAGGGTGGAACGTACGAGTACGACTACCTCGTCGTCAGCGTCGGCAACAGCCTCAGACCCGACCACGTCGATGGAATGGTCGAAGGCTGGGAACGAACCGACTCCGTGTTCCCTTTCTATCACGCCGCCGCAGCTGAGGCACTCGGGGACGCCGTTGACGACTTCGAGGGCGGAACCTTCCTCGTGACCGTCCCGGACACGCCGATCAAATGTGGCGGCGCGCCGCTGAAACTCGCCATGCTGATGGAGGAGTACCTCCGCGAGCGGGGCGTCCGCGAAGACGCCGAAGTGGTGATGACCAAGCCCGGCCCGCACGTGTTCGGGACCGGCCCGAAGGCACCGTATCAAGAACGGATCGAGGAGATCTGGGCCGAGCGCGACATCACGTTCGTCCCCAACTTCACTGTCGACTCGGTCGATTATGAGGCGGGTGTCGTCCACTCCGAAGAGGGCGACGAACTCGAATACGACCTCTACGCCCCCGTGCCGCCACAGCACGGCCACGAATTCCTCGTTGAGCGGTCGCCGCTCACGAACGGCGGGGAATACGTCGACGTCGACGATCACACGCTACAGCACCGGACGTTCGACGACGTGTTCGCCGTCGGCGACTGCGCGGACGTTCCAACGTCGCGAACCGCCTCGGCGGCCCGAAAACAGACCCACGTCGTCGCCGACAACATCGAGCGATCGATCGCTGGCCGCGACCTCGTCGCGGACTACGACGGGTACACCGCCTGTCCGATCCTCGTCGAGAAAGGGAAAGCGATGATCGCCGAGTTCGACTACGAGTCACCCATCTCGGCACCCGTCGTCAGCCGACTGAACTGGATTCTCGACATCAACGTCATCCCGTCACTGTACTGGAACGTCTGGATGCGCGGCTACGACCCAGTGCCATGA
- a CDS encoding MBL fold metallo-hydrolase, with protein sequence MDPDDFPTPDEPIDELSAADLKSRIDAGEDVTILDTRVEGDFEEWRIDGDSVDIENIPYYEFLDELDDDLLDRVPEGNPLVVLCAKGGASEYVAGLLQEAGRDVVHLQDGMNGWARLYERLEIEEYDGPGTVYQYQRPSSGCLAYLVVSDGEAAVIDPLRAFTDRYLDDATELDATLKYAIDTHIHADHVSGVRELDDEGVRGVIPAAAVDRGVTYADIIETVEDGDVLSVGEVDIEVVYTPGHTTGMTSYLVGDSLLATGDGLFIESVARPDLEEGDEGAPDAARMLYESLQERVLTLPDETLVAGAHFSDAAEPAADGTYTAPLGDLKERMDALSMDEEAFVELILSDMPPRPGNYEDIIATNLGQQTADDDEAFELELGPNNCAASQESLAGD encoded by the coding sequence ATGGACCCAGACGACTTCCCGACGCCCGACGAACCGATCGACGAGCTGTCGGCTGCGGACCTCAAGAGCCGAATCGACGCGGGTGAGGACGTGACCATTCTGGACACGCGTGTCGAGGGTGACTTCGAGGAGTGGAGAATCGACGGCGACTCGGTCGACATCGAGAATATCCCGTACTACGAGTTCTTGGACGAACTCGACGACGATCTGCTGGACCGCGTGCCCGAGGGCAATCCGCTGGTCGTCCTCTGTGCGAAGGGTGGGGCCAGCGAGTACGTCGCCGGCCTGTTGCAGGAGGCGGGACGAGACGTGGTCCACCTGCAGGACGGCATGAACGGGTGGGCGCGGCTGTACGAGCGACTGGAAATCGAGGAGTACGACGGCCCCGGCACGGTGTATCAGTACCAGCGGCCATCGTCCGGTTGTCTCGCGTACCTCGTCGTCTCGGACGGCGAGGCGGCGGTGATCGACCCGCTCCGGGCCTTCACCGATCGCTACCTCGATGACGCAACCGAGCTGGATGCGACACTGAAGTACGCCATCGACACGCACATCCACGCGGACCACGTCAGCGGCGTCCGTGAACTGGACGACGAGGGCGTTCGCGGCGTCATCCCGGCGGCTGCCGTCGACCGTGGCGTGACGTACGCCGACATCATCGAGACGGTCGAAGACGGCGACGTGCTCTCTGTGGGCGAGGTTGACATCGAGGTAGTCTACACGCCCGGGCACACGACCGGCATGACCTCGTACCTCGTCGGCGACAGCCTGCTCGCGACCGGCGACGGGCTCTTCATCGAGAGCGTCGCCCGACCGGACCTCGAGGAGGGTGACGAGGGAGCGCCCGACGCGGCTCGGATGCTCTACGAGTCGCTCCAGGAACGGGTGCTCACTCTCCCTGACGAGACGCTCGTCGCCGGCGCACACTTCAGCGACGCTGCCGAACCCGCTGCCGACGGGACGTACACCGCACCGCTCGGTGATCTGAAAGAGCGGATGGACGCGCTGTCGATGGACGAGGAGGCGTTCGTCGAACTCATCCTCTCGGACATGCCGCCTCGCCCCGGCAACTACGAGGACATCATCGCCACGAACCTCGGCCAGCAGACGGCCGACGACGACGAGGCGTTCGAACTCGAACTCGGCCCGAACAACTGCGCGGCCAGTCAGGAGTCGCTCGCCGGCGACTGA
- a CDS encoding DUF1641 domain-containing protein encodes MSEHSSLTDEAADADAELDRIRARVAANADDLVALLDLLAAVRGLSTDLVPEARTAVTENREPLADLRTSLEREETLVLLQRVGDNAETLADLLDLLDVTRDLAADLVPELRTVAVENRSEIEQLRLAFEREETLTLLRRLGQNTETFLDLLTLLDVTGSVLSDFVPADDDELARLEADLERLEAAFEREPTLQAIETLGENMETVVGLGYLLEGFGDATGRSPREYYELGEQLGRAVDVAERASDPAVLDVVDAGAGAIADGDIDRRVGLRGLIGAFRNDDVQRSLGMLVEAAERIGATRAPDDEE; translated from the coding sequence ATGAGTGAACATTCCTCTCTGACGGATGAGGCGGCGGACGCAGACGCAGAACTCGATCGCATCCGTGCGCGAGTCGCCGCGAACGCGGACGATCTCGTCGCGCTGCTGGATTTGCTCGCTGCGGTGCGAGGTCTGAGCACCGACCTCGTCCCCGAGGCACGGACGGCGGTCACGGAGAACCGCGAGCCACTTGCCGACCTCCGGACCTCGCTCGAACGCGAGGAGACGCTCGTTTTGCTCCAGCGGGTCGGCGACAATGCCGAGACACTCGCCGACTTACTCGACCTGCTCGACGTGACACGTGATCTCGCAGCGGACCTCGTTCCCGAGTTGCGGACGGTCGCCGTGGAGAACCGGAGCGAGATCGAACAGTTGCGCCTCGCGTTCGAACGCGAGGAAACGCTGACGCTGCTTCGTCGCCTCGGTCAGAACACGGAGACGTTTCTTGACCTGCTGACCCTCCTCGACGTGACCGGGAGCGTCCTTTCGGACTTCGTCCCGGCCGATGACGACGAACTCGCGCGCCTCGAGGCCGATCTCGAGCGTCTCGAAGCGGCGTTCGAGCGCGAACCGACCCTCCAAGCCATCGAAACGCTCGGCGAGAACATGGAGACGGTCGTTGGCCTCGGCTACCTCCTCGAGGGATTTGGCGACGCGACCGGCCGATCCCCACGCGAGTACTACGAACTGGGCGAACAACTCGGCCGCGCCGTCGATGTCGCGGAACGGGCGAGTGATCCCGCAGTACTCGATGTCGTCGACGCGGGCGCAGGAGCGATCGCGGACGGAGACATCGACCGCCGGGTCGGTCTTCGGGGGCTGATCGGCGCGTTTAGAAACGACGACGTGCAGCGCTCGCTCGGAATGCTCGTGGAGGCTGCAGAACGAATCGGTGCGACCCGTGCTCCCGACGACGAAGAGTGA
- a CDS encoding sulfurtransferase, producing the protein MHPDDTSDNSTDLPKDDPEREPETTHSKEALVSPQWVADRLDQFQSDDTAFRLVEVDVNREFYRDGHAPGACELDWETDLQSETWRDIPSPDEFGQLMRDHGIANDTTVVVYGDNSNWFATHLYWQFTMYGHDDVRVMDGGREYWMEQGFPTTQEVPSFPTAEYTVREVDESHRAFRSDVYEALDSETMLIDVRMPEEYRGELTAPPGIDETAQRAGHIPGAINVLWADNVDSNGRFKPPQRLRELYASHGVTPDDDVIAYCRIGERSSITWFALHELLGYESVRNYDGSWTEWGNLIRAPIASGKEE; encoded by the coding sequence ATGCATCCAGACGACACATCAGATAACAGCACGGATCTTCCGAAGGACGACCCGGAACGAGAACCGGAGACGACACATTCGAAAGAAGCCCTCGTCTCACCCCAGTGGGTCGCCGATCGACTCGATCAATTCCAAAGTGACGATACGGCCTTCCGACTCGTTGAGGTCGATGTCAACCGGGAGTTCTATCGAGACGGGCACGCTCCAGGTGCGTGTGAACTCGACTGGGAGACCGATCTTCAGAGCGAGACGTGGCGTGATATCCCGAGTCCGGACGAATTCGGGCAACTTATGCGCGATCACGGCATCGCAAATGACACCACTGTCGTCGTCTACGGCGACAACTCGAACTGGTTCGCGACACACCTGTACTGGCAGTTCACCATGTATGGCCACGACGATGTGCGGGTGATGGATGGTGGTCGCGAATACTGGATGGAGCAGGGGTTTCCGACGACTCAGGAGGTTCCATCCTTCCCGACAGCGGAGTACACCGTTCGTGAAGTAGACGAGTCACATCGTGCGTTTCGAAGCGACGTGTACGAGGCACTTGACTCCGAGACGATGCTTATCGATGTCAGGATGCCGGAAGAGTACCGCGGAGAGCTAACAGCTCCACCTGGCATCGATGAGACGGCACAGCGCGCCGGCCACATCCCGGGCGCCATCAACGTTCTCTGGGCGGACAACGTCGATTCAAACGGTCGATTCAAGCCGCCACAACGACTTCGGGAACTGTATGCATCCCACGGTGTGACGCCCGATGACGACGTTATTGCGTACTGTCGGATCGGCGAACGATCATCGATTACGTGGTTTGCCCTTCACGAACTGCTCGGGTATGAGTCGGTGCGGAACTACGACGGATCGTGGACCGAATGGGGGAATTTGATTCGGGCCCCAATCGCCTCCGGGAAGGAAGAATGA
- a CDS encoding helix-turn-helix domain-containing protein, giving the protein MREFLFSLVYSSGIDAYMDAFIENESLLSEAVISCLDSDKFWRIERVTGEPEALDRLDSLLLDEMLDRESISTRACRSTRQHSLLEADNRSRVVYTLLSDVSYCDAVPFIAVQYLTGGTVFEVVREQREARWRILMQNDEKIGMVYDTLGARLADGIEFEFGHLEDATGWQNELLSSRQVRSEQQQVLELAVDRGYFETPREVTLDELADELDIPRSTVSYRLRRATAELAKGYVEEEY; this is encoded by the coding sequence ATGCGCGAATTTCTCTTTTCTCTGGTCTACTCCTCGGGCATTGACGCATATATGGATGCCTTCATCGAAAACGAGTCACTCCTCTCCGAAGCGGTCATCTCGTGTCTCGACAGCGATAAGTTCTGGCGAATAGAGCGGGTGACAGGTGAGCCCGAGGCACTCGACCGGCTTGACTCGCTGTTGCTTGACGAGATGCTCGACCGCGAGTCGATCAGCACTCGCGCGTGTCGGAGTACCCGACAGCACAGCCTGCTCGAAGCAGACAATCGCTCCCGAGTCGTCTACACACTCCTCTCGGACGTATCGTACTGTGATGCAGTCCCGTTCATCGCGGTTCAATACCTCACGGGGGGCACCGTCTTCGAAGTTGTTCGTGAACAGAGGGAAGCACGATGGCGAATTCTCATGCAGAACGACGAAAAAATCGGGATGGTATACGATACTCTCGGCGCACGACTCGCTGACGGAATCGAGTTCGAGTTTGGACACCTCGAGGATGCGACGGGATGGCAAAACGAACTCCTCTCGTCACGGCAGGTCCGGAGCGAACAACAGCAGGTTCTGGAACTGGCCGTCGACAGGGGATACTTTGAGACCCCCCGCGAGGTGACACTTGACGAACTCGCTGACGAACTTGACATACCTCGGTCGACGGTTTCGTACCGACTGCGCCGAGCGACTGCCGAACTGGCGAAGGGATACGTCGAGGAGGAATACTAA